A window from Setaria italica strain Yugu1 chromosome VIII, Setaria_italica_v2.0, whole genome shotgun sequence encodes these proteins:
- the LOC101768081 gene encoding cytochrome P450 90A4, whose product MDASGAPPPPLLAAAAFAAALLAAALGWLFAARSSRRGSARLPPGSTGLPLIGETLRLISAYKTPNPEPFIDERVARHGSGVFTTHVFGERTVFSADPAFNRLLLAAEGRAVDCSYPSSITTLLGPHSLLLTRGPAHKRLHSLTLTRLGRPASPPLLAHIDRLILATMRDWEPAATVRLLDEAKKITFNLTVKQLVSIEPGPWTESVRREYVKLIDGFFSIPFPFAHLLPFTTYGQALKARKKVAGALREVIGKRMDDKLEDRAMDSEDEGKREKKDMVEELLEAEDGSFSVEEMVDFCLSLLVAGYETTSVLMTLAVKFLTETPTALAQLKEEHDNIRDIKGKNQPLEWSDYKSMPFTQCVINETLRVANLISGVFRRANTDIHFKDYIIPKGCKIFASFRAVHLNTEHYENARTFDPWRWQSKNKLQNAVGASLFTPFGGGPRLCPGYELARVVVSVFLHHLVTRFSWEEAEEDRIVFFPTTRTVKGYPINLRRRTDSVF is encoded by the exons ATGGACGCGagcggggcgccgccgccgccactcctggccgcggccgcgttcgccgcggcgctgctcgccgccgcgctgggaTGGCTCTTCGCCGCGCGGTCGTCCAGGCGGGGCTCGGCGCGGCTGCCGCCGGGCAGCACCGGGCTGCCGCTCATCGGGGAGACGCTGCGCCTCATCTCCGCCTACAAGACGCCCAACCCGGAGCCCTTCATCGACGAGCGCGTGGCGCGCCACGGGAGCGGCGTCTTCACCACCCACGTCTTCGGCGAGCGCACCGTCTTCTCCGCCGACCCGGCCTTcaaccgcctcctcctcgccgccgagggCCGCGCCGTCGACTGCAGCTACCCGTCCTCCATCACCACGCTGCTGGGCCCGCACTCGCTGCTCCTCACCAGGGGACCCGCGCACAAGCGGCTCCACTCGCTCACGCTCACCCGCCTCGGccgccccgcctcgccgccgctcctcgcccaCATCGACCGCCTCATCCTCGCCACCATGCGGGACTGGgagcccgccgccaccgtgcgcCTCCTCGACGAGGCGAAGAAGATTACCTTCAACCTCACCGTCAAGCAGCTCGTCAGTATCGAGCCCGGGCCGTGGACCGAGAGCGTCCGCCGTGAGTACGTCAAGCTCATCGACGGCTTCTTCTCCATCCCGTTCCCCTTCGCCCACCTCCTCCCTTTCACCACCTACGGACAGGCCCTCAAG GCGAGGAAGAAGGTGGCCGGGGCTCTGCGGGAGGTGATAGGGAAGAGGATGGACGACAAGTTGGAGGATCGTGCCATGGATTCGGAAGACGAGGGGAAGCGGGAGAAGAAGGACATGGTGGAGGAGCTTCTTGAAGCAGAGGATGGGAGCTTCTCCGTGGAGGAAATGGTGGATTTCTGCCTGTCTCTGCTTGTGGCTGGCTACGAGACGACGTCCGTGCTCATGACGCTTGCTGTCAAGTTCCTCACCGAGACACCCACTGCGCTAGCGCAGCTCAAG GAAGAGCATGACAATATCAGAGACATAAAAGGCAAAAACCAACCTCTGGAATGGAGCGATTACAAGTCGATGCCATTTACACAATGT GTGATAAATGAAACACTGCGTGTTGCTAACTTAATTAGTGGGGTATTCAGGCGTGCAAACACTGATATTCATTTTAAAG ACTACATTATTCCGAAGGGCTGCAAAATATTTGCTTCATTCCGAGCTGTGCACCTTAATACTGAACACTATGAGAATGCTCGGACCTTTGACCCTTGGAGATGGCAG AGTAAGAATAAACTTCAGAACGCGGTAGGTGCCAGTTTGTTCACTCCCTTTGGTGGTGGACCTCGTCTGTGCCCAGGCTATGAGCTTGCCCGGGTTGTTGTCTCTGTTTTCCTCCATCATCTCGTAACGCGCTTTAG CTGGGAAGAAGCTGAGGAAGATAGGATTGTCTTCTTCCCCACCACCCGAACTGTCAAAGGATACCCCATAAACCTCCGGCGGAGAACAGATTCTGTTTTCTGA
- the LOC101768483 gene encoding two-component response regulator ORR9: MAVATETPFHVLAVDDSLPDRKLIERLLKTSSFHVTTVDSGSKALEFLGIHGEDSSPVSVHADQLEVAVNLIITDYCMPGMTGYDLLKKIKESSSLRDIPVVIMSSENIPSRINRCLEEGADEFFLKPVRLSDMSKLKPHILKSRCKEHYQEQHQQSDSNSNECSNPTNDSSSSDNSSSRKRKAEDNEVLPQTNRLRHS, translated from the exons ATGGCGGTGGCCACGGAGACTCCGTTCCACGTCCTGGCCGTGGACGACAGCCTCCCAGACAGGAAGCTCATCGAGAGGCTCCTCAAGACCTCTTCATTCCACGTCACCACTGTCGATTCCGGGAGCAAGGCTCTCGAGTTCCTGGGGATCCATGGCGAGGACAGCAGCCCAGTTTCTGTTCATGCGGATCAGCTG GAGGTTGCGGTGAATCTGATAATCACAGACTACTGCATGCCTGGCATGACAGGATATGATCTGCTCAAGAAGATCAAG GAATCATCGTCTCTAAGAGATATCCCTGTGGTGATCATGTCGTCCGAGAACATTCCTTCAAGGATCAATAG ATGCCTGGAAGAAGGAGCGGACGAGTTTTTCCTAAAACCAGTGAGGCTATCAGACATGAGCAAGCTGAAGCCCCACATACTGAAAAGCAGATGCAAGGAGCACTACCAGGAACAGCACCAGCAAAGCGACAGCAACAGCAACGAATGCAGTAACCCCACAaacgacagcagcagcagcgataACAGCAGCAGCCGCAAGAGAAAGGCAGAAGACAACGAAGTTTTGCCCCAGACAAACAGATTAAGGCACAGTTAG
- the LOC101768881 gene encoding DNA-directed RNA polymerase V subunit 5A has translation MDSAESTAAAAPDPAPADDDVDAVPEVPACISSMIDRGGSVESHRLFLARRTALEMLRDRGYSVPEAELARTLPEFRAWWAEKPELERLAFSTALAADQSSKVKVVFCPPEPVKIAVIREIYSRVQEENLSRLILILQSKITSKSRESIKEIFPFKVDTFQITELLVNITKHVLKPKHEVLTAEEKAKLLKEYNVVDSQLPRMLETDAVARYHGLGKGTVVKVTYDSELTGNHVTYRCIF, from the exons ATGGACTCCGCGGagagcacggccgccgccgcccccgaccccgccccggccgacgacgacgtcgacgccgTCCCCGAGGTACCCGCCTGCATCTCGTCCATGATCGACCGCGGGGGCAGCGTCGAGAGCCACCGCCTCTTCCTGGCGCGCCGCACCGCGCTGGAGATGCTCCGCGACCGCGGGTACAGCGTCCCGGAGGCCGAGCTGGCGCGCACACTCCCGGAGTTCCGCGCCTGGTGGGCCGAAAAGCCCGAGCTCGAACGCCTCGCCTTCTccaccgccctcgccgccgaccaGTCCAGTAAG GTGAAAGTTGTGTTCTGTCCACCTGAACCTGTCAAAATTGCAGTTATCCGGGAGATATATAGCAGAGTCCAAGAAGAGAACTTGTCTAGATTGATCCTGATATTGCAGAGCAAAATAACGTCTAAATCCAGAGAATCTATCAAGGAGATCTTCCCATTTAAAGTTGACACATTCCAG ATCACGGAATTGCTGGTGAACATCACTAAGCATGTCTTGAAGCCCAAGCATGAAGTGTTGACTGCAGAGGAGAAAGCCAAGCTCCTGAAGGAGTACAATGTGGTGGATTCACAG CTGCCCCGCATGCTGGAAACTGATGCTGTTGCTCGCTACCACGGCCTTGGCAAGGGAACCGTTGTCAAAGTTACGTATGACAGTGAGCTTACCGGGAACCATGTGACGTACAGGTGTATTTTCTGA